CACTCAAGACCTGCCAAatgtctgtcttttcttttaatgtttttcaataaaacacttttttttccctccatgtTTTTAATCGCCGCATCCAGAACTTTACTAAAACACTGATGTAACAACGGTGGTCCACTAGGTGGCAGTACAATCAcgtctgaaatgttttttttctttcttttctttttctccaaacAGCATGAATATGGACCTTCTCTaacaatacactatatttcaTAAATAATTTAAGTATAAACATTAAGCAGTCACtcttcacaaaaaaacagatttcactcaaaaaaaaaaaaaaatcacaagatCAAACGcaacaaagcaaaaacacagGATGAAGGCTTATCTTTGCAGTTAATTGCACTCAGATGCTTTGCTCTGGTCTTTTCTATTATGCGGCGAAATCAAGCCTAGTTAGGATTTGGCCTATTAATAATCATCAAGGATTTGGCCAATCACAGAGAGTCCCAGTGTTCCAAATAAAATCTAGTCACAGTATGTTAGCAGCTCTTCAGCACTGGCAGTAGTTGCAAAACAAATGAACGTACAAATATGAGTCTACAGtagcaagtctttttttttttttttgttagggtGGGAGTGTTGATTTGTTTAGTAAAGAAGCATTGCTGACATAGTCAGTTTAATGTAAATgctaagcataaggagaaacaTCTTGAGCTTTGTTTagaagaaaccaaaaaaagcaTCTCCTGGGGAGAAAAGAAGGCATTCTTAGATGCAAGCTGATAAAATCCAAAAGAGGGTTTTATATAAGTTGTGTTCCTGCATGATGTTAGAGGGCAAAGCATGCTTTCCATGCCAATCATAGTTGGAAATGCCAATCGGGTCTGCAATCACAGTGACTATCCTTAATAGCAAAAATGAATTCACTCGTATAAAGAATAGAATTGAGTGACACGAAATCTTTGGTTGGAGGACCAGGTTGGTTTGTTTGGCAATAaagagactaaaaaaaaaaggccattcATTAGGTATGAGTCAAATGTGGCTGAAGGGAAGGCTGCAGTTCCtattaaatttgtatttgttttttgcaaTCCAATTTCTTCAGTGTGTTTTCATTCCTAACCATTTCGGCACTAAGAGGCAAATATGTGTCCATCTATAAAATGTTTGGCCCTCGTGTGGGGTCCAGAGATATTCTGATTGTTACAGATGAAACGCAGGACTGAATCAAAACCAAAGAAGTGAAATCAGATCTGCCGAATGGATAACAGAACGCTGAACAGTTCCTATTAAGatccctgtttttttcttcaacccATGTCTGCTGTGTTGGTTTGAATTCTTCATATTTTACTCAACACTTACACAAATGTCTATCAACAATATTGAGCTCTAGACTACAAACAAGGAATGATTTCTAGACAGATACTGCGGTTGTGTTACAACTGTGATCCTTGGAAATCTAGCCACGTTTACTATTTACTACAGTACTAGTAACTGCACTCATGAAAAGAACCAACTGTCACTTTGTTTTGTGAAGTACCATAGGTGAGGCAAGTCCTATCTACATACAGACACAAGCAAAGGGTATGAAAAAAGCACTCGCTGGGATTAAAAAGACAAGCTATCCGAGACTGTTCAGCTCTGCGGTTCGGTGGAACACTGTTCTGTAGTCGCaacaaagtttaaaaataaagtgcttCCATTCAGACTTCCTTTCGCAAGGACGACACCAAAAAACAAACGtcacaaaaaacatttcacacataaaaaaattcacagaGCACCCCAGCTCTCCTGAAAATGGCAAATTTACAGTCATACAAAGGAGCGTCTCGTGCCTCCTCTGTCTACACAATATATACAAGTAACGCTCTGATTGTGTACAAAGTCCCCTCGTGCTTCCGTGAATTTTATTATGAAAGTTGAGTCAGTCATGGCCACGCTGTTTACAAAAGTGCAGCGGCGAATAAGCAAACGAGAAGTGCATCCAGGGCCGCTGTCAGTCTTAACCCAGCTGTGGAGTGAGGGAAAATGTGCCAGCGCTCCCTCTCGGGGTGAAGCGCTTCCACGTCCTTGAGGGCGCTGTAGGCGGCGGCGGTGAAGTTGGCATCGCCGGTGGTGAGCAGGTCAAAGACGCACGAGTGGAAATAGATGTCCTGGACCTGCAGCTGCTCGCTGCACTTCCTGGAGGCGCTCTCCAAGCTGAAGGCCTGCTGAggtggagaaagagaaggaataGCGGGAGCGTGACCACGCTGGAGGCCGAGTGCAGGCAGCTCGATGCGCTCTGAGGCGGGGCAGCCGTTCACACATAGCTGCAGGTCCTGAGTGTCATCGTAGGCCATCGCAAGCTCGTGGGGCATGCGTAAGGCCAGCGTAAGGTAGCGGCCCAGCTGGCGCACCACCACCGTTACACCGATGTAGGCGGCGTGCAGCTCCACGTGGCGACCCGCCAGCTTTTCCAGCACCACAAGGCTGCGCATTTCACTCGTGCCGCCTACAACAGTGCCGTCCACAAACGCCGCTGGGAGGTCATCCGTCACCGCCTGGTACACCTTCTGCTCTGTGCACTCCTGATATGGTTTAAAGATGACGGTGATCTGAAAACAGAAGTTCAAACACGGTCAGTTgctcttgtttttatttatttatttatttattttacgtTAAGGGCGTAAACGTATTTAGAAAGGCCACATTGCTCCTCAACTCAAAAATTCTGTgcggatatttttttttcaagtttcaaGTGACAAGTGGGAAAAGGGGGAATTGTTTGGAAGGAGGAAGGAGAGGATGAAGAGAAGGCGTGGTAGGGTTTTCATTATAACTGCAATTTTCATTATAATTGCACCTGATTTGAGGCCACTGGAGGTTCTGGGAATTATGAAATGCTCCTTTAATGCTTATTCTCAAGGGGGGCAAATATTTTTTCCCAAGCATTGAAAGCTGGTTTCATGGCATGGTGTCAATCCTGTGATTTAAACTCACAGCCCTCTGGTCacccttaactactgagctaaaATGTACTATCCGCACTAATTACTGACAAATACACAAGAAAATATAAAGCAAACGATTTATCAGGCAGAATCGGTATATTAAACGAGGAGGATGAAGCACGAATATAAGAAATACATTTGCTATTTTAGTCCTTCATCGATGTCACATGCTTCTGCCTGTTAGCATGCAGTGCCTCTAAGAAACACTCCGACAGACTGTACAGATTTAAAGTCACGCTGTTCCATAACACCGAATAAAGAAGGGAAGCCTGCTGACTAACAAGATGTGTGGCGTTACATTAGTGCGGGATGAATGCGAGCTTTGTTTCCATGACATGGATGAAAAATGACCACTAGCTAGCCATTAGGTGAGGCAGCTGAAAGGACCTCATTCGAGCAGTGTGTGCTAATAATTACGGCCAAGCGCTAATAACTCGCCCCACCTCCAAAGTCACAAGGTCACAAATTGAGACGTGGGTAGTTCTACCCCTCACTCACGCAAGTGTTAGACCCTTCACTCGACCTTGGATGAGCTGAACTTTGTCATTTGAAGAAAGAGTAAAGACGACTCGGGTGAAAAACACGTATCTATAAACTCTCTCCGACCGCTAGCTTGACAAATATTTACAATCGCTACAAGACAGAATGGCATCTAGCATTCAGCAACCAAAATACTGTCTtgctgtgtgtacatgtatgtgtgtgtgaggtcttACAGCCATACAACTTGGAAAAATACAGACAGAGCCTCCTTTCAGGGCCACCTTTTCAAGGGTCACGCCTGAGCCCGGGCTCTGTCCAGTCATTAACGGCATTAGAGTTTCACAGACGTGTTAGTCACAAGACCTGAGCACTGTGCTTTGTTCAGCTAACACCTGTACACACTCCGTCAAAGCTGTCATACCTCATAGACGTCTCGGGCATCTAGTGCTTTAACCGATCTGTTTCTTTGCTTTGAAAAAGGTTGCTTTGGTGAAAGAAATACATTGCGTCCAGAATGTGTATGACCTAATAACTCTTTAGTAACATGGCACGATCCAGCTACACTGTACTACATATTACTTAATTATATACTCAATTCGCAATACCATACTGATTAGAGAAACAAAATCAATACAATGCCTTAATATTCGTAGGGGCCTACAATTTTTCGTAATCAACACAGATTTGTGTGACATTCAAACAAAGATCTCTTCAATTCACACTCATTAAAGATGAGTACAGTTAAAGATCACTGCGAATATACGTAAAAAACCTTATCTGGATGTTTTGCTTTCTATAAAATGGATGTAGTTGTTGCAAAAGTTTAAGCGTCTGTTCAATTTTCTCTGATAATGCGATAGCAGTATTTAATTGGCGTGCTGTAAAACTGTTCAATAGCTCGGATTCTGTTAAATTAATACAGGTTAatgtaatatttcataaaaacaacaaattggCACTTTTTACGTTAATGAATTTTACTCGTGCTAAAATGTTGAAATTTTATTTCAGACTTTTTACATGTGTGTCGGTACTGGTAgtagcttaaaaaaaagaatcctgtGCATGCAATTTTGCCAATTGTAACAAAATGCACATTTCTGGCTCCaactattacaaaaaaaaaaaaaactcttttaaaCACCACATAAAACATATTAGGACCTTATGCATATCTACAAACTGCATCCATCGTGTCTACACACCTGGTACACACATACAGGTGCAATTTGTAGATATACAATGTCTTCACTGCAGCCCATCTGCTCCTAAGCAAAAATTGTTGGTCCCCCTATGATCTCTCCACCCATAGAAAAAGAGCCCAGACTCACGCATGTAACTGTGCAAGTAAAAAAATGCGTAACTTTCAAAGTATTTTTCTATTACAgtatatgtaaagaaaatatttccCTTATCTCAGAGCCAATTTGTCAAAGtattgaataaacaaaaacaactacatattttgatttaataaaaaaaaagcaggtttaGTTACTGTTACTGCTTAcattataacagctataaataATCGatcgtctttctttcttttttctcttaatcgaaaaaaaaacagtgcttgCATTGCTAGCGAGAAACAAGAAAGCACCTCTGTCCTGAAGAGCGAAAAAAGCACTAATTGCTGATCCTTGTGACTCCTTtgataaatattgaaaataaaaatgaaatctaTATAACTGTCTCTTTCTCAAAAGCTTCATCAATAATTGTTTGccttattaaataataaatgttattatcaGCCTCAGATTATGCAGAGCACGCGCCATACAAGGCACAGTGAGTGaagtgttactatagaaacataaTTAATACAGACCTATAATTGACATTACTGCTGCCTGAGCTGCTGCtacaagaaaataaatcaactccTTTTGTCCAATCAAACTCGAGAACTGTGGTATAAATTACTATAAACAgcagtaaacatttaaaataagaagctggtagcttagtggttcagacattggactttggatctgaaaatcttgagttcaaatcctagccacACTATCCTAACCacgcaaggcccttgaccccatagctgctcagttgtatgaatgagataaatgtcagtctctctggataagggcgtctgccaaatgcggTTAATGTAAAACGAAATCAAACTAGTATTTGGTTGATCGATTTTGacatatcttatcttatcttataattAAAGTATGGTGTTCATTCCTCACAATACACAATAGCAGGACAGCTCACCTTGTTTGTTGCTGTGGCGCTTGATCCCTGCACCACCGGCACATTCGTTACCTGCACTGACAGGTAATTATTATCAATaagaggccacgccccctccaCCTTGCACGTCTGAAACTGGTCCTTAAAAGTCCGAAGGTGCGGGTCTCCAAACAGACCACAGAACAGGTAATTGGGCCGTGCGTGCTCTGGTGCACCGGGGAGCCCTATGCCTGTGGCGGTTGGTGCAGCCTGGTGATGATGGAAGCGGCTGTGGTAGTTGCAGGGCTCGATAGAAACGGCCGGGTGCGTCGAGGACGTGGGTCCGTCTTTGGAACAGTTCCTCTGGCTCATGAGGTCACTGATGCCTAGCATGGCCGAGTGGAAAACCAGGTTGCCCCTGCAGCTCTTGGCGGTGCGGTGTGTGCAGCCCGAGTAGGCCCGCAGAGCCTTGCAAAACTCAGTGTCGAAGCCATCCAGAGATGGGTTCAGATGAGATGTGAGCGAGACAAAGTCTGTGGTGCACTTCTGGATACGGCACTGCGGAGTCTGGACCTGGCTTTCACCTGGAAAAAGATGAGAAGGAAAATGACAAAATGCTGCTTAACGTACTTACAAAAACCTGTGAGAAAACTACAGTTTAAACTAATTCCATTATCACCCTAATGGCATATAATACTTCAGTGTGTGCTGCTATTGGATAATAACCTGCctaacactgattattttcctaaaacagtagtgttttattctttatttattaaaaaaaaaaaaaaaacatgatttgaaTGAATGTTTCAGTctcaaatcaatttatttttatgtctcGAATCTATCAAGAGAGTGGAGTCTTTTCACTTCAGTTTCACAAAAGAGACAAGGCCTTCAAAGGAACTTCCACATAATAACAGTTGAGTCTATTATCTGATTATCTATAATAACAGCCAATTATGTTGTTATTATGTCATCtacgtttcttttctttttttttctttcgttaTTTGCTTTCAATTTACTAATCgtcacattaaataaacatgtcaCAGGATTGGGAAGTTTTAGCATTATACTGTGCATATGTGCAAATATTTCCCTATAAGTCCCAGATCTATCTGAAGGGTGTGCCGAGTGTTTCTTCAAGGTCAGATTCCGGGACTTGTTATATACGTTgcagcgcaaaaaaaaaaacagagagagagagaaagagggacagCCGACTCAACAAGCGTGTAAAATCTCCCTTATCACCAGAGGACCGTGTTTATTGCACCAATAAGATCAAATAAAGCGGCACCTCAAAGGATAAAAAAGGAGGCTTTTCTCCTGTGAAAGCAATATGTACCAACCAGCACtctagaaataaaaacacaaaagagcCAACAGCAAGTATGCAGCCAATAAGCAGCTTTAGCCACTTATTCAATTGAATGGATCATTTTCCATTAAATTCGATTCAAATGTAACTTTGATGGCTgcactaatatatatacagtatatattaatacatgCATAAAAGTTTCTATTAAATCTGCTTCACAATATGATCCAGAACTTTTTCCGGGTTCTCAGGACACTCAAAAGTGCAAACGTCCGCCGCGTACACACATGCCACGGTggtctttgtttaaaaaaaaaacgctaagTGGCTCCGTTTCATTATTGATTAAGCAATTTTCACACGCAAAGCACTTCACTCCATTATCCAGCGATGACATAGCACAAAATAAAACGCccagagagagcgagcgagcgagaaaCGAACATTCGTACGCCATTAGCTTGCGACTTGCTTTAAAGTGTGTTCCAAGTGCATTACctcagagagtgagagaatgtgtgagagaaaaaaataagaaagggagagagagaaagagagagagagagagagagagagagtggtttAGAGAGGCCTTTCATAATCTGATATCAGCTGCAGCCTCTCCATTAACACGCCTGTAATGACTCAATCTTGCACACTAAGCGGCCTCTCGCTGTAGCCTGCAAGAGCAGCGGCCCATTCAAATCCGCCTGATTTGATTATCGGATGATGGCGTAGTGCAGCCAGCGGAGGAAGATCGGCCCTGCGTCCTCCACTGCAGCCGGCATGACAAAGCACAGCCAGATAGGGTTTCACTGACTAGCTGTAAAACAATATGGAGGACCAGCTGAAGCCATGTTGTGGTACAAAGGAGAAATCTTCTATATGgcaatattgtttttgttgttgttgtttgattGGTGTCAGGCTGAATCTAGAAATAATAACATGCGTCGTTTCATAGGTCTTGGTGATGTACCTATAGGTAGCTCAAATGCTAGAAAACAAAGCTGTAGATATGAATCTGTGTTAGCTGTGTTATGTCCTACATCTCATCCACAAACAGAGAAGCTTTTCACAGAGGCCCCGCGTGACCTCGTCACCCGGCAAACTCATGCGCCTCCAGCACTTTACCCAGCTGCATGTGTGGGGGCATTGGCAAGATGTTGCCCTCCGACACTTGTCTAGGATGGTTACAGGATGAAGGAGTTTAAGAGTGGcctgtttaaatctaatttGTTTACCACATTTACGCTTGTTTCTTAAACATACACCTTGAGACAGACCACATTCATATTAATCCTGTTTGCCTAAATGAGCCCATGTGGACGTCTTGTTGTGCTCATTTGAAGAGGTTTCCGAGACCATGGGTTGTTTGCTCAGAGTAGAGTGTAAACCCATTTGGTATCGTGCTTCCTTTTGGTCCTGTCTGTCAGCCGGTTCAGCATGAACACTATTTCTGTGTACTCATTAATTTAACCCAGGTTCCTGCTACAGCTGTGATGTATCATATAGTTTATAATCATTGTAATTTAATCCAAAACCAAAGAAGCCAAACTGGCAAAGGATCTTGCTCTTAAGTCAAACACTGGCTGCATGCTGTGATTTTAAACTCACAGAGATGTCATGTCTATCGTGACTATACATTCAGTACAACGTGAGAGACTAGACCTTTACAGACACGTGCAGAACCATCAAGCTGAGGCTTACGACTGCGACTGATCCTAATCCAATTCTCATGGacacagtgtgttttttttttttgctgctagGTAGCTAAAACACAATTAGTATGTCACCTGACACTGCCACTTCAAAAATGCTGTCACGAGGGGAGCCATGCAACTGGATCCACGGTCATACCAAT
This region of Silurus meridionalis isolate SWU-2019-XX chromosome 27, ASM1480568v1, whole genome shotgun sequence genomic DNA includes:
- the rgmb gene encoding RGM domain family member B; translation: MGMGQTGSYYRGAERLLTASSPLLLILIITISLLLHTGESQVQTPQCRIQKCTTDFVSLTSHLNPSLDGFDTEFCKALRAYSGCTHRTAKSCRGNLVFHSAMLGISDLMSQRNCSKDGPTSSTHPAVSIEPCNYHSRFHHHQAAPTATGIGLPGAPEHARPNYLFCGLFGDPHLRTFKDQFQTCKVEGAWPLIDNNYLSVQVTNVPVVQGSSATATNKITVIFKPYQECTEQKVYQAVTDDLPAAFVDGTVVGGTSEMRSLVVLEKLAGRHVELHAAYIGVTVVVRQLGRYLTLALRMPHELAMAYDDTQDLQLCVNGCPASERIELPALGLQRGHAPAIPSLSPPQQAFSLESASRKCSEQLQVQDIYFHSCVFDLLTTGDANFTAAAYSALKDVEALHPERERWHIFPHSTAGLRLTAALDALLVCLFAAALL